One genomic segment of Natrononativus amylolyticus includes these proteins:
- a CDS encoding rhomboid family intramembrane serine protease, giving the protein MATCDVCGKSENMPYNCRHCGGTHCGEHRLPENHNCTGLHSWNDPGGVFDSGFDDSVNGGGATASSLTDRLPFDTGPGGPLAYFRGNMTYTFLALMWLTFLLQWLSLIVGGAGLHRALFVLTPQNPEYVWTWVTSVFAHDPLGIWHIVFNSIVIFFFGPLVERYVGSRNFAILFVVSGALAGLSQIAVQLFQGVPPAGGGVLGASGAALAIMGVLTILNPNLKVYLYFILPVPIWLLAVGTAVISVFFIGTGGGGTIAHAAHLVGLLIGLGYGEYVKRTKNIRTQNQFQLGGGPGGPGGPGGPGGPGRGRF; this is encoded by the coding sequence ATGGCAACGTGCGACGTGTGTGGGAAGTCCGAAAACATGCCGTACAACTGTCGGCACTGCGGGGGTACGCACTGTGGCGAACACCGGCTCCCGGAGAATCACAACTGTACGGGACTGCACAGCTGGAACGACCCGGGCGGCGTGTTCGATAGCGGATTCGACGACAGCGTGAACGGCGGCGGCGCGACGGCCTCGAGTCTCACCGATCGACTGCCGTTCGATACGGGTCCCGGCGGGCCGCTCGCGTACTTCCGCGGGAACATGACGTACACGTTCCTCGCGCTGATGTGGCTGACGTTCCTCTTGCAGTGGCTCTCGCTCATCGTCGGCGGGGCCGGGCTCCACCGGGCGCTGTTCGTGTTGACCCCGCAGAACCCGGAGTACGTCTGGACCTGGGTGACGTCGGTGTTCGCCCACGATCCGCTCGGCATCTGGCACATCGTCTTCAACAGCATCGTGATATTCTTCTTCGGGCCGCTGGTCGAGCGCTACGTCGGCTCGCGTAACTTCGCGATCCTCTTCGTCGTCAGCGGCGCCCTCGCGGGGCTCAGCCAGATCGCTGTCCAGCTCTTCCAGGGCGTCCCACCGGCCGGGGGCGGTGTCCTCGGGGCCAGCGGCGCCGCGCTCGCGATCATGGGCGTGCTTACGATCCTGAACCCGAACCTCAAGGTGTACCTGTACTTCATCCTCCCGGTGCCGATCTGGCTGCTGGCCGTCGGGACCGCCGTCATCAGCGTCTTCTTCATCGGCACCGGCGGCGGCGGCACGATCGCTCACGCGGCCCACCTCGTCGGACTCCTCATCGGTCTCGGCTACGGCGAGTACGTCAAGCGGACGAAGAACATCCGCACCCAGAACCAGTTCCAGCTCGGCGGCGGTCCGGGCGGTCCCGGAGGACCGGGCGGCCCCGGTGGGCCTGGCCGCGGCCGGTTCTGA